In Sphingobacterium thalpophilum, a genomic segment contains:
- a CDS encoding CusA/CzcA family heavy metal efflux RND transporter: MLDHIIKFSIKNKIVIGLMTLLLIIWGAWSATKLPIDAVPDITNNQVQIFTSCPTLAGQEVEQLVTFPIEQSIATVPKIEEIRSISRFGLSVITVVFDDDVDIYFARQLIGERLKEAVDQIPQGIGKPELAPVSTGLGEVYQYIIHPKKGSEKKYNAKDLRTMQDWIVARQLYGTPGIAEVNSFGGELKQYEVAVDPNRLKAMNITIPEIFTALEKNNQNTGGAYIDKKPNAYFIRGIGLATSLEDVRNIAIRKSGSIPIYVKDVADVRFGHAVRYGALTYNGEVDAVGGVVMMLKGENSNEVVNRVKEKLPTIQKSLPDDVVIEPYLDRTDLVGRAISTVEKNLIEGALIVIFVLVLFLGNLRAGLIVASAIPLALLFALGLMNVFGVSANLMSLGAIDFGLIVDGAVIVVEATLHHLGLRKSTQKLTQAEMNHEVFESASKIRTSAAFGEIIILIVYIPILTLVGVEGKMFRPMAQTVGFAIFGALILSLTYIPMMCALFLPKKYSDKKTLSDRMIAGLQRIYEPLLQKAIRFKYLIVSLTVAIFALSAFFFKNMGGEFIPQLQEGDYAFHCILPQGSSLSQSIETSMQASRIIKEFDEVKMVVGKTGAAEVPTDPMPPEATDIMVVLKPQKEWKSGRSYEELGSAILEKLAVIPGVFFEKNQPIQMRFNELMTGIRQDVAVKIFGENIDSLAAYANVVAAQIQSVQGATPPQVERVSGLPQINIVYDRTRIANYGLTIQDVNDVVSTAFAGRSTGQIYENERRFDLVVRLDTTHRNSIDDVRNLMIPTDTGTQIPLSQVAAIDYKLGPAQISREAGKRRIVIGFNVAGRDVQTVVKDIQQQLATNVKLPAGYYFTYGGQFENLQKASSRLLIAVPVSLLLIFMLLYFTFHSFKQATLIFTAIPMSAIGGVFALMLRGMPFSISAGIGFIALFGVAVLNGIVLIGTFNQLKKEGVDDIFQRVKEGTLTRLRPVLMTATVASLGFLPMAISTSAGAEVQKPLATVVIGGLITATFLTLFVLPLLYIIFNSKLNMKRSRGVKTFVTVLAFLFMALASQVFGQERISVTEAVETALKSNRQFQINQAEIVGAGFNVKTATEIPKTGIFAENEDYRPTDKAGLLKIGITQSIAWPGLYAARKEYFKQQLKYANLNTDVLKTAITKDVRTAYFQLWYLQDRQKLYMELDSIYTAMFKATELRFRTGDVAALDKIAAEAKLKELQAQLVQNKKDIVIQQQQLMLLLDRNEWMLPLDQPLEKIVVNASPAAETAHPLLVLQQQNVNIASSNISVQKNTNKPEFSGRFFSQRVWGAKDPLSGFSVSASFPVFSLGAYKSKVKAANAEMEVQQRKLEYETQVFQTNKGNALAEIDKNSALLQFYESSGLKQADAIIKAASLGYRTGEINFAELSQFLSQAIGIRQNYLEVLNQYNQSAIQYNYFNNK, translated from the coding sequence GTGTTAGATCATATTATAAAATTTAGCATTAAGAACAAGATCGTTATCGGTTTAATGACCTTGTTGCTTATCATTTGGGGGGCATGGAGTGCGACGAAACTACCCATAGATGCCGTTCCCGATATTACCAATAATCAAGTCCAGATCTTTACCTCTTGTCCAACTCTTGCCGGACAGGAAGTAGAGCAATTGGTCACTTTTCCAATTGAACAAAGTATTGCAACTGTACCCAAAATTGAGGAGATCAGGAGTATTTCACGCTTTGGTCTTTCTGTCATTACCGTTGTTTTTGATGATGATGTAGATATCTATTTTGCCCGTCAGCTGATCGGTGAGCGTTTGAAAGAAGCGGTGGATCAGATTCCACAGGGTATTGGTAAACCTGAGTTGGCTCCAGTAAGTACCGGATTGGGAGAAGTATATCAATATATTATCCATCCCAAAAAGGGAAGCGAAAAGAAATACAACGCAAAAGATTTGCGAACCATGCAAGATTGGATTGTTGCCCGTCAGCTTTATGGAACTCCTGGAATTGCCGAGGTCAATAGTTTCGGTGGTGAGCTTAAACAATATGAAGTAGCTGTTGATCCGAATAGACTTAAAGCGATGAATATCACGATCCCTGAGATATTTACTGCTTTAGAGAAAAATAATCAAAATACAGGTGGTGCCTATATTGATAAAAAACCGAATGCATACTTTATCCGGGGGATTGGACTGGCGACCTCTTTGGAAGATGTCAGAAATATCGCTATCCGAAAATCAGGGTCTATACCGATTTATGTAAAAGATGTTGCAGATGTACGGTTTGGTCATGCTGTGCGCTATGGAGCCTTGACATACAATGGTGAGGTAGATGCTGTGGGTGGTGTTGTCATGATGCTAAAGGGTGAAAACAGCAATGAGGTGGTCAATCGTGTGAAAGAAAAACTACCGACTATTCAAAAGTCTTTGCCTGATGATGTGGTCATAGAGCCTTATTTGGACCGGACAGATCTCGTTGGGCGTGCGATCAGTACCGTTGAAAAAAATCTGATTGAAGGCGCCCTGATCGTAATTTTTGTCCTGGTATTATTTCTTGGGAACTTGCGGGCAGGTCTTATCGTTGCTTCGGCGATCCCACTGGCGCTGCTGTTTGCACTTGGACTGATGAACGTCTTCGGCGTAAGCGCCAATTTAATGAGTTTGGGTGCGATAGATTTCGGTTTGATTGTGGACGGAGCCGTCATTGTGGTGGAAGCTACGCTACATCACTTAGGCTTACGAAAGTCAACCCAGAAATTGACCCAGGCCGAAATGAATCATGAGGTATTTGAGTCTGCTTCAAAGATTCGTACCAGTGCAGCCTTTGGTGAGATTATTATTCTTATTGTCTATATTCCAATTTTAACATTGGTGGGTGTTGAAGGGAAAATGTTTCGTCCAATGGCGCAAACAGTTGGGTTTGCCATTTTCGGGGCATTGATTCTCTCGTTAACCTATATCCCCATGATGTGTGCTTTGTTTCTGCCGAAAAAATACAGCGACAAGAAAACGTTGAGTGACCGGATGATTGCAGGACTGCAACGTATTTATGAGCCTTTATTACAAAAAGCCATTCGGTTTAAATACCTGATCGTGAGTTTAACTGTTGCCATTTTTGCTTTGTCGGCCTTCTTTTTTAAGAATATGGGGGGCGAGTTTATTCCACAATTGCAGGAAGGCGATTATGCATTCCATTGCATACTTCCTCAGGGAAGCTCGCTTTCGCAAAGTATTGAAACCTCTATGCAGGCTTCCCGGATTATCAAAGAGTTCGATGAAGTGAAAATGGTTGTCGGTAAAACAGGAGCTGCGGAGGTGCCGACAGACCCTATGCCACCTGAAGCGACAGATATTATGGTGGTATTGAAGCCTCAAAAAGAGTGGAAGTCGGGCCGTTCTTATGAAGAACTGGGGAGTGCTATTCTGGAGAAGCTAGCAGTAATTCCGGGTGTCTTCTTTGAGAAAAATCAACCTATTCAAATGCGTTTCAATGAGTTAATGACGGGTATCCGTCAGGATGTTGCTGTAAAGATCTTCGGTGAAAACATCGACTCACTGGCCGCTTACGCCAATGTGGTTGCCGCTCAGATTCAATCTGTTCAAGGGGCAACTCCTCCACAGGTGGAGCGTGTATCGGGTCTCCCGCAAATTAATATCGTTTATGACCGCACCCGTATCGCAAATTATGGATTGACTATTCAGGACGTCAATGATGTGGTGAGTACTGCCTTTGCCGGTCGGAGTACGGGACAGATCTATGAAAATGAACGTCGCTTTGATCTGGTCGTCAGGTTAGATACAACGCACCGAAACAGTATTGATGACGTTCGTAATCTGATGATTCCTACAGATACGGGTACGCAGATCCCGCTTTCTCAGGTTGCTGCCATTGATTATAAATTGGGGCCGGCCCAAATCAGTCGCGAAGCTGGTAAACGAAGAATTGTGATTGGATTTAATGTGGCAGGACGTGATGTTCAAACCGTAGTAAAGGATATTCAGCAACAATTGGCTACAAATGTAAAACTTCCCGCGGGTTATTATTTCACCTACGGAGGTCAGTTCGAGAATTTGCAAAAAGCGAGTTCGCGCCTGCTGATTGCTGTACCAGTGTCTTTATTGCTTATTTTTATGCTGTTGTATTTCACATTCCATTCCTTTAAGCAAGCCACGTTAATTTTTACTGCAATTCCTATGAGCGCTATTGGCGGCGTATTTGCATTGATGTTGCGCGGCATGCCTTTCAGTATTAGTGCCGGTATTGGTTTTATTGCCTTGTTTGGTGTGGCCGTACTCAACGGTATCGTTTTAATTGGGACATTCAATCAGTTGAAAAAAGAGGGTGTCGATGATATTTTTCAACGTGTTAAAGAGGGTACTTTGACCCGTTTACGTCCTGTACTAATGACAGCGACAGTGGCCTCCCTGGGCTTTTTACCGATGGCAATAAGTACAAGTGCTGGTGCTGAGGTTCAGAAACCTTTGGCAACGGTTGTTATTGGCGGATTGATAACGGCAACTTTCCTGACGTTGTTTGTGCTGCCTTTATTGTATATAATCTTTAATTCTAAATTGAATATGAAACGAAGTAGGGGTGTTAAGACCTTTGTTACAGTACTTGCTTTCTTATTTATGGCCTTGGCATCTCAGGTGTTTGGCCAAGAGCGCATTTCTGTTACAGAAGCTGTGGAAACTGCGCTGAAGAGCAATCGTCAGTTTCAGATCAACCAGGCTGAAATCGTAGGCGCTGGTTTCAATGTTAAAACGGCGACCGAAATTCCCAAGACCGGTATTTTTGCAGAAAATGAAGATTACCGTCCTACGGATAAGGCCGGCTTATTGAAAATTGGTATAACACAAAGTATTGCCTGGCCCGGGCTCTATGCCGCGCGCAAGGAGTATTTTAAACAACAACTAAAATATGCGAATTTAAATACGGATGTATTAAAAACTGCAATTACCAAAGACGTAAGGACAGCCTATTTTCAACTTTGGTATCTCCAGGATCGCCAAAAGCTGTATATGGAGCTGGATAGCATCTATACAGCCATGTTCAAAGCAACTGAACTTCGCTTTAGAACGGGTGACGTGGCTGCGCTGGACAAGATCGCAGCTGAGGCAAAACTGAAGGAACTGCAGGCGCAGCTTGTTCAAAACAAAAAGGACATTGTCATTCAGCAACAGCAACTTATGCTCTTGTTGGACCGTAACGAGTGGATGCTCCCTTTGGATCAGCCCTTGGAGAAGATCGTCGTGAATGCCAGTCCAGCTGCGGAAACAGCCCATCCTTTACTTGTTTTGCAGCAGCAAAATGTAAATATCGCTTCATCAAATATCAGTGTTCAGAAAAATACAAATAAGCCTGAGTTCTCGGGTCGTTTTTTCTCCCAACGTGTTTGGGGAGCCAAGGATCCCTTATCGGGATTTTCGGTCTCCGCATCTTTTCCGGTCTTTAGCCTAGGCGCGTATAAAAGTAAAGTGAAGGCTGCCAACGCTGAAATGGAAGTTCAACAGCGTAAGTTGGAATATGAGACGCAGGTATTCCAGACAAATAAAGGGAATGCACTTGCTGAAATTGACAAGAATAGTGCGTTACTACAATTTTACGAGTCTTCGGGTTTAAAACAAGCTGATGCCATCATTAAGGCGGCTAGTTTGGGTTATAGGACAGGGGAGATCAATTTTGCTGAATTAAGTCAATTTTTAAGTCAGGCCATTGGGATTCGCCAGAATTATTTAGAAGTCCTCAATCAGTATAATCAATCAGCAATTCAATATAATTACTTCAATAACAAATAA
- a CDS encoding DUF6660 family protein — MRLIVFILIAYIMGLSFVPCSDSSNRCEQTAMETQLNQTHNHSDDASDACSIFCYCNCCSGNITAYAYQFPQIDGVPVSIYFDNRNPLHNTAIVSSYFGSIWQPPKVNA; from the coding sequence ATGAGGTTAATTGTTTTCATATTGATAGCCTATATTATGGGACTTTCTTTTGTTCCCTGCAGTGATTCTAGCAATCGCTGTGAGCAGACTGCTATGGAAACACAATTAAACCAAACGCATAACCATAGTGATGATGCATCTGATGCCTGTTCTATTTTCTGCTATTGCAATTGTTGCAGTGGAAATATAACGGCTTATGCCTATCAATTTCCGCAGATAGATGGTGTCCCGGTATCAATTTATTTTGATAATCGTAATCCTTTACACAATACAGCGATTGTTTCCAGTTATTTTGGAAGCATCTGGCAGCCGCCGAAAGTTAATGCTTAA
- a CDS encoding GIY-YIG nuclease family protein, which produces MTKEQIAELLEGVPSAVGVYYIYDKHDVLIYVGKSIDIRNRLLQHFRSTDFKERKIQGAACRVGFELTGHELLALLHESDLIKKYQPYYNRAQRRTYYGFGLYLAVNPSGYQVLQVEALDPEREELMTFSSYQEGREQLFNIVEVYQLCQKINKLQTYTKHCFQYMLKTCKGACIGQELPEDYNRRVQEFVASSELPMGEIFLELLGRNPKEKGLVYLLDGRYKGFGYCNKRVYSEKKKREAIIFKAENRDVRRILRRYFKLNPVSVFNNNNLLVY; this is translated from the coding sequence ATGACGAAAGAGCAAATTGCCGAATTGCTTGAAGGAGTACCCTCTGCAGTCGGCGTATATTATATTTATGATAAGCATGACGTGCTAATTTATGTCGGCAAGAGTATCGATATTAGAAATAGGTTATTGCAGCATTTTAGAAGCACAGATTTTAAGGAACGCAAAATCCAAGGAGCAGCCTGCAGAGTTGGATTTGAACTGACAGGTCATGAATTACTAGCGCTATTGCATGAATCTGACCTGATCAAAAAATATCAACCCTATTATAATCGGGCGCAGCGTCGAACCTACTACGGATTTGGCCTTTATCTAGCAGTGAACCCATCGGGCTATCAAGTTCTTCAAGTTGAGGCGCTTGATCCCGAGCGAGAAGAGCTGATGACCTTTTCGAGTTACCAAGAGGGGCGCGAGCAATTATTCAATATTGTGGAAGTTTATCAGCTCTGCCAAAAAATAAACAAATTACAGACGTATACGAAACATTGTTTTCAATATATGTTGAAGACCTGCAAAGGGGCATGTATTGGGCAGGAGCTTCCAGAAGACTATAATCGAAGAGTGCAGGAATTTGTAGCCTCTTCGGAGCTTCCGATGGGCGAGATATTTTTGGAGCTCTTAGGACGTAATCCCAAAGAAAAGGGACTTGTTTACTTGTTGGATGGTCGGTATAAAGGATTTGGCTACTGCAATAAGCGTGTATATAGCGAAAAGAAAAAGCGAGAAGCCATCATCTTCAAAGCGGAAAACAGAGACGTTAGACGTATCTTGAGACGTTACTTCAAACTCAACCCTGTTTCGGTTTTTAACAACAATAATTTACTGGTCTACTAA
- a CDS encoding efflux RND transporter periplasmic adaptor subunit, which produces MKVFIKIFIVCIAVTVFYGCGSNESEPKGQPEGKEAPKSEEGHEEGPVTVAVLSAAQIKAVGIVFGGIEDKELTATIKANGLLSVPNNNKANATALYGGVVKTLNVQLGDHVRKGQVIATITNPQFVQLQEEYVSLASKITLAEQEMARQQELNEGNAGARKNLQAATADFNSLRARKASLQQQIQLMGINPNSVNLSNMRTSLAVISPINGTVSNVFAKIGSYVDVSSPVIEIVDNSLLHLDLQVFEKDLPLVKVGQLINFQLTNNPDKTYTAKVFTIGSSFENDSKTIAVHSTVVGSKVGLIDGMNITGMIGVNNVRTPAVPNDAIVEADGKYYIFVETDKKPEEHEEGHDDHGHAHDEGEAKHAHKNEQEAGQHGEEQAKNINFEKIEIQKGVSALGYTAITPVTEVPAGTKIVVKGAFFINAKMSNTGGHEH; this is translated from the coding sequence ATGAAAGTTTTCATAAAGATATTTATCGTATGTATAGCCGTTACTGTTTTTTACGGTTGCGGTTCTAATGAGTCGGAGCCTAAAGGTCAACCGGAGGGAAAGGAAGCGCCTAAATCCGAAGAGGGGCATGAGGAAGGTCCGGTTACTGTAGCGGTACTGAGTGCTGCGCAAATAAAAGCTGTGGGCATCGTTTTTGGAGGTATTGAAGATAAGGAACTAACGGCTACAATCAAGGCCAATGGACTTTTAAGTGTCCCCAATAACAATAAAGCGAATGCAACGGCGCTTTACGGTGGTGTTGTAAAGACATTAAACGTGCAGCTGGGTGATCACGTACGCAAGGGGCAGGTGATCGCTACGATCACCAACCCCCAGTTTGTACAGTTGCAGGAGGAATATGTATCCCTTGCAAGTAAGATTACCTTAGCTGAACAAGAAATGGCAAGGCAACAGGAACTCAATGAAGGTAATGCGGGCGCACGGAAAAATCTGCAGGCAGCAACAGCAGACTTCAACAGTTTACGGGCTCGAAAGGCCTCTTTGCAACAACAGATCCAATTGATGGGCATTAATCCCAATAGCGTGAATCTTTCTAATATGCGGACCTCATTAGCCGTAATAAGCCCTATCAATGGAACAGTAAGTAATGTTTTTGCGAAAATTGGGAGTTATGTAGATGTCTCTTCGCCAGTGATCGAGATTGTCGATAATAGTCTGTTGCATTTGGATCTGCAGGTGTTTGAAAAGGATCTACCTTTGGTTAAAGTCGGACAGCTAATCAACTTTCAACTGACCAACAACCCGGATAAGACCTATACCGCCAAAGTTTTTACGATTGGATCTTCCTTTGAAAATGATAGCAAGACCATCGCTGTGCACAGTACGGTTGTGGGCAGCAAAGTAGGGTTGATTGATGGGATGAACATCACGGGTATGATCGGTGTCAATAATGTACGGACTCCGGCTGTTCCGAATGATGCAATCGTGGAGGCTGACGGCAAGTATTATATTTTTGTGGAGACAGACAAGAAACCTGAGGAGCATGAAGAAGGGCACGACGATCACGGGCATGCGCACGATGAAGGTGAAGCAAAACATGCGCATAAAAATGAGCAAGAAGCTGGGCAGCATGGCGAAGAACAGGCTAAAAACATCAATTTTGAAAAAATAGAGATTCAAAAAGGCGTGTCTGCTTTGGGATATACGGCGATTACCCCGGTTACCGAAGTTCCTGCCGGAACGAAAATTGTTGTAAAGGGTGCCTTTTTTATCAATGCTAAAATGAGCAATACAGGTGGGCACGAACATTAA
- a CDS encoding sulfatase, whose translation MKLHHYILTFTLYTLVPFWALAQKGHAKKHPNIVYIMSDDHGYQAISAYGYGLNETPNIDRLAKEGAIFTCATVTNSLCAPSRAVLLTGKHSYMNGKIDNEAKFNWNQDNFAKILQKNGYQTALIGKIHMDGLPQGFNHSAVLIDQGEYYNPNFIINGVKQQIQGYVSDLTTDMTLDWIAKRDTSKPFCVLYHQKAPHREWLPALRHLQQYTSKTYKEPNNLFDTYEGRGTAAKTAEMNILKHMNWAGDNKIPPALMDELGLKEYLSWDKAAFNGNLGRMTAAQRATWDSIYNPIMADFKMKYRNMSKEDLMRWRYQRYMQDYLGTVAAVDEGVGRLLEFLKDNGLDENTIVIYTSDQGFYLGEHGWFDKRFMYEESLRTPLLIRYPAEIKAGQSSKALVQNLDFAPTILDYAGLAIPKDMQGKSFRGLLNGKETQWRDAVYYTYYEYPSIHMVKRHYGIRTERYKLIHFYYDKDEWELYDLENDPQEMQNVYNVQAYQKIREEMHHKLDEARAYYKDSDENDKKFLPTVK comes from the coding sequence ATGAAACTGCATCATTATATACTTACTTTCACCTTGTACACCCTTGTACCTTTTTGGGCGTTGGCCCAAAAAGGCCATGCAAAAAAGCATCCAAATATTGTATATATCATGAGTGATGATCATGGTTATCAAGCGATAAGCGCTTATGGTTACGGACTGAATGAAACGCCCAATATTGACAGATTAGCAAAAGAAGGTGCCATTTTCACATGTGCGACCGTGACAAATTCCTTATGTGCGCCCAGTCGGGCTGTACTCCTCACTGGGAAGCACAGTTATATGAATGGGAAAATTGATAATGAGGCAAAATTCAATTGGAATCAGGACAACTTTGCCAAGATTCTCCAAAAAAACGGGTATCAAACGGCATTAATCGGTAAAATCCATATGGATGGCCTACCCCAGGGATTTAACCACTCAGCGGTACTTATTGACCAAGGCGAATATTATAATCCAAACTTTATTATCAATGGTGTAAAACAACAAATACAAGGCTATGTATCGGATCTTACCACCGATATGACCCTAGATTGGATCGCTAAAAGAGATACCAGCAAACCTTTCTGTGTGCTCTATCATCAAAAAGCGCCACACCGAGAATGGCTACCGGCTTTGCGACATCTTCAACAATATACGTCAAAAACCTACAAAGAACCGAATAATCTATTCGACACCTACGAAGGAAGAGGAACTGCTGCTAAAACCGCTGAAATGAATATCCTTAAACACATGAACTGGGCTGGTGACAACAAGATACCTCCTGCGCTAATGGATGAATTGGGACTAAAAGAATATCTATCCTGGGATAAAGCTGCCTTCAATGGAAACCTAGGAAGAATGACTGCAGCGCAGCGCGCAACATGGGATTCCATCTACAACCCAATCATGGCAGATTTTAAGATGAAATATCGCAACATGTCCAAAGAAGACCTGATGCGCTGGCGATATCAACGCTATATGCAGGATTATCTGGGTACCGTTGCTGCGGTGGACGAAGGTGTCGGACGTCTATTGGAATTTTTGAAAGACAATGGACTCGACGAAAATACAATTGTCATTTACACCTCAGACCAAGGGTTCTATCTGGGTGAACATGGTTGGTTTGACAAGCGTTTTATGTATGAAGAATCGCTCCGAACCCCCTTATTGATCCGCTATCCAGCAGAAATTAAAGCTGGCCAATCCTCAAAAGCACTTGTTCAGAATCTTGATTTTGCCCCCACAATCCTAGATTATGCAGGACTTGCAATCCCGAAAGATATGCAGGGAAAATCTTTTCGTGGTCTACTCAATGGAAAAGAAACACAATGGCGCGATGCCGTATATTACACCTATTATGAGTACCCTTCCATTCATATGGTAAAACGACACTATGGAATTCGTACCGAAAGGTACAAACTGATCCATTTCTATTATGACAAAGATGAGTGGGAATTATACGATCTAGAGAACGATCCACAGGAAATGCAGAATGTATACAATGTACAAGCATACCAAAAGATACGTGAAGAAATGCATCATAAACTGGACGAAGCCCGAGCCTACTATAAAGATTCCGATGAGAACGACAAAAAGTTCTTACCGACGGTAAAATAA
- a CDS encoding heavy metal translocating P-type ATPase, whose amino-acid sequence MEHQHSYDAQGRQLCCTQTEKIYSQAGAEDLIGKAPASSHSHDHSHDEDGHDHSTAGASQMQLFLPALISFILLIAAIAMDNWIAQTWFKDWVRSGWYIVSYLPVGYPVIRDALKSIAKGEIFSEFLLMSIATIGAFAIKEYPEAVAVMLFYAVGEVFQTLAVSRAKSNIKALLDQRPDEVTILENGKSKVIKAADAGIGAIVQLKPGEKLGLDGELLSEQGAFNTAALTGESKPDTKMKGDVVLAGMINMNTVSLIRVTTAYQDSKLSKIIELVQNATAQKAPTELFIRKFAKIYTPIVVFLAIGICFLPYLFVDQYVFSDWLYRALVFLVISCPCALVISIPLGYFGGIGAASRNGILFKGSNFLDAMADIRHVVMDKTGTMTAGVFKVQEIKLQAGYDEARILKLVNKIESHSSHPVATAIREYAGAIDESINLHNIEEIAGHGLKGITEGKELLVGNFKLLDKFNVAYDIDPNSIVYTTIAIALDGKFVGFMTIADSIKADAALTIQLLHKLGVKATMLSGDKTTVVAYVAKELGIDRAYGDLLPEDKVNKVKEIKGVNESVAFVGDGVNDAPVVALSDVGIAMGGLGSDATIETADVVIQDDKPSKIPMAIRIGKQTKKVVYQNIGLAFIVKGIVLILGAGGLATMWEAVFADVGVSLIAILNAIRIQKMKF is encoded by the coding sequence ATGGAACATCAACATAGTTATGATGCACAAGGCAGACAGCTTTGTTGTACACAGACAGAAAAAATATATAGTCAGGCGGGGGCTGAAGACCTTATTGGGAAAGCTCCAGCTTCCAGTCATAGTCATGATCATAGCCATGATGAGGACGGTCACGATCACTCAACGGCAGGGGCTAGTCAGATGCAGTTATTTCTACCCGCGCTAATTTCTTTTATTTTGCTCATTGCGGCAATAGCGATGGATAATTGGATTGCACAAACATGGTTTAAGGATTGGGTTCGTTCGGGCTGGTATATCGTATCTTATCTACCTGTTGGGTATCCTGTAATCAGAGATGCCCTAAAGAGTATTGCTAAAGGGGAAATCTTTTCGGAGTTTCTTTTAATGAGTATCGCTACGATAGGAGCTTTTGCGATCAAAGAATACCCAGAAGCTGTAGCGGTGATGTTATTTTACGCCGTAGGCGAGGTATTTCAGACCTTGGCGGTGAGTAGAGCTAAAAGTAATATTAAGGCACTACTGGATCAGCGTCCGGATGAAGTGACCATTTTGGAGAATGGAAAGAGCAAAGTAATCAAAGCCGCAGACGCAGGTATCGGAGCGATTGTTCAGCTGAAACCTGGCGAAAAGCTCGGGCTCGATGGTGAATTGCTTTCTGAACAAGGCGCATTTAATACTGCTGCGCTGACTGGCGAGAGCAAGCCAGACACAAAAATGAAAGGTGATGTTGTGCTGGCAGGAATGATTAATATGAACACGGTGAGCCTAATTCGGGTGACAACAGCTTATCAAGATAGCAAACTGAGTAAAATCATTGAGCTTGTACAGAACGCAACAGCTCAAAAAGCACCTACGGAACTGTTTATCCGCAAATTTGCTAAGATATATACCCCAATTGTTGTGTTTTTGGCTATTGGAATTTGCTTCCTGCCTTACTTGTTTGTCGATCAATATGTATTTAGCGACTGGTTGTATAGAGCACTCGTATTTTTAGTGATCTCCTGTCCCTGTGCACTCGTCATCTCAATCCCTTTGGGGTATTTTGGTGGAATCGGTGCCGCGAGTAGAAATGGTATACTTTTTAAAGGCAGTAATTTTTTGGATGCGATGGCAGATATCCGGCATGTGGTGATGGATAAAACCGGAACAATGACTGCCGGCGTTTTTAAGGTGCAGGAAATTAAGCTACAGGCTGGTTACGACGAGGCAAGAATTTTAAAGCTCGTCAATAAAATAGAGAGCCATAGCAGCCATCCAGTTGCAACAGCGATTAGGGAATACGCAGGTGCGATCGACGAGTCTATTAATCTCCATAATATAGAAGAAATCGCCGGACATGGATTAAAAGGAATTACTGAAGGCAAAGAGTTGCTGGTGGGTAACTTTAAATTGCTGGACAAATTTAATGTAGCCTATGATATCGATCCGAATAGTATCGTATATACGACCATTGCCATCGCGTTGGACGGTAAATTTGTAGGATTCATGACCATCGCTGATAGCATTAAAGCAGATGCCGCGCTTACAATTCAGCTACTGCATAAGCTCGGTGTAAAAGCAACGATGTTGAGCGGGGATAAGACGACGGTAGTGGCCTATGTTGCCAAGGAACTTGGAATAGATCGGGCCTATGGCGACCTTCTTCCGGAAGATAAAGTGAATAAGGTCAAGGAAATAAAGGGGGTAAACGAATCTGTTGCTTTTGTTGGGGATGGTGTTAACGATGCTCCGGTTGTTGCATTGAGTGATGTTGGAATAGCGATGGGTGGACTGGGCAGTGATGCGACGATCGAGACAGCAGATGTCGTGATACAGGATGACAAACCTTCGAAGATTCCAATGGCCATTCGCATTGGGAAACAAACGAAAAAAGTTGTTTATCAGAATATTGGCCTTGCTTTTATAGTCAAAGGAATCGTGTTGATTCTTGGAGCTGGAGGTTTGGCAACAATGTGGGAGGCTGTATTTGCCGATGTTGGCGTATCGTTAATTGCGATATTGAATGCCATTAGAATTCAAAAAATGAAATTTTAA